One region of Streptomyces sp. NBC_00271 genomic DNA includes:
- a CDS encoding IS110 family transposase, translated as MNRIWAGIDAGKGHHHCFVIDGEGTKLLSRRVANDEPDLLQLITDVLALGDEVIWAIDLADGGAALVIALLLNHDQEVLYIPGRTVNRATAGYRGEGKTDARDAHVIADQARMRRDLQPIRPGDEAIIELRLLTGRRADLVCDRTRAVNRLRGLLTGIFPAFERALDLGNHGPLVLLTGYQTPAAIRRLGASRLEQWLRNRKLRWCGALARTAMEAAERQHTSVAGEKTVAVMVATLAREVIVLNEKISEIDRQIEVSFRAHSQAAIVASMPGVGNLLGAEILAAIGGDMDLFGSPDRLATYAGLAPAPRDSGKVSGNRHRPKRYHRRLQRALFLAAMSSITCCSESRRYYDRKRAEGKRHSQAVLALARRRVNVLWALLRDQRHYELTPPAATAQ; from the coding sequence ATGAATCGCATCTGGGCCGGCATAGATGCCGGCAAGGGCCACCACCACTGCTTCGTCATCGACGGGGAGGGAACCAAGCTGTTATCGAGGCGGGTGGCCAATGACGAGCCTGACCTCTTGCAGCTGATCACCGACGTTCTCGCCTTGGGCGACGAGGTGATCTGGGCCATCGACCTTGCCGACGGCGGGGCCGCTCTCGTCATCGCTCTCCTGCTCAACCACGACCAGGAGGTGCTTTACATCCCCGGCCGGACCGTGAACCGGGCCACGGCCGGCTACCGCGGCGAAGGCAAGACCGATGCCCGTGACGCACACGTCATCGCGGACCAAGCCCGCATGCGCCGCGATCTGCAGCCGATCAGGCCAGGCGACGAAGCCATCATCGAGCTCCGTCTACTCACCGGCCGCCGCGCCGATCTGGTCTGCGACCGCACCCGAGCCGTGAACCGCCTTCGTGGCCTCCTGACGGGCATCTTTCCCGCTTTCGAGCGTGCCCTCGACCTGGGCAACCACGGCCCCTTGGTGCTTCTCACCGGCTATCAGACGCCAGCGGCCATCCGTCGGCTCGGCGCGAGCCGGCTCGAACAGTGGCTCCGGAACCGGAAGCTCCGCTGGTGCGGAGCCTTGGCCCGCACCGCCATGGAGGCCGCCGAGCGACAGCACACCAGCGTTGCCGGAGAGAAGACGGTCGCAGTGATGGTCGCCACGCTCGCCCGCGAAGTGATCGTGCTCAACGAGAAGATCAGCGAGATCGACCGGCAGATCGAGGTTTCCTTCCGCGCCCACAGTCAGGCCGCCATCGTTGCCAGCATGCCCGGGGTCGGCAACCTGCTCGGAGCTGAGATCCTGGCCGCCATCGGTGGCGACATGGATCTCTTCGGCAGTCCTGATCGCCTGGCGACGTACGCCGGCCTGGCACCGGCTCCCAGGGACTCGGGCAAGGTCAGCGGTAACCGACACCGGCCGAAGCGATATCACCGACGTCTGCAACGGGCCCTGTTCCTTGCGGCCATGAGCAGCATCACCTGCTGCTCGGAATCACGCCGGTACTACGACCGCAAACGAGCCGAGGGCAAGAGGCACTCGCAAGCGGTCCTGGCGCTGGCCCGGCGACGAGTTAACGTCCTGTGGGCCCTTCTCCGAGACCAGCGGCACTACGAACTCACGCCACCAGCAGCAACCGCCCAATAG